A genomic stretch from Setaria viridis chromosome 1, Setaria_viridis_v4.0, whole genome shotgun sequence includes:
- the LOC117841450 gene encoding AP-1 complex subunit gamma-2 isoform X2: protein MDTVEKIVEDFASDIAMSPFSSGTRLRDMIRAIRACKTAAEERAVVRRECAAIRTAISENEPQLRHRNMAKLMFIHMLGYPTHFAQMECLKLIAAAGFPEKRVGYLGLMLLLDERQEVLMLVTNSLKQDLNHPNQFIVGLALCALGNICSAEMARDLSPEVERLMRSREVNTKKKAALCSIRIVRKVPDLAENFMALAASLLKEKHHGVLISAIQLCTELCKASKDALEYLRKNCIEGLVRILRDVSNTSYAPEYDVSGIADPFLHIRALKLMRILGQGDADCSEYMNDILAQVATKSESNKNAGNAILYECVQTIMGIEATSGLRVLAINILGRFLSNRDNNIRYVALNMLMRAITVDALAVQRHRTTILECVKDADASIRKRALELVFLLVNDTNVKPLTKELIDYLNMADPDFKGDLTSKICSVVEKFSQEKLWYLDQMFKVLSLTGNHVKDDVCHALIVVLSNASELQGYSVRSLYKALQAYGKQGSLVRVAVWCIGEYGEMLVNNVGMLDGEEPIMVTESDAVDAVEVAFNRHSADVTTGPMCLVALLKLSSRFPSTSERVRQIVGQNKENVVLELQQRSIEFSSIIQKHQSIRSSLLERMPVLDEASYLVKRATATKATISADKLAPAVTPGGLKISNGVAKPPSAHLVDLLDLSSDDAPASTTASTATPNDFLQDLLGIGGVSSSTADVTSTASTDILMDLLSIGSSPSQNGTPAVGHPGQESKPIPAAPEAIDLLGSLSSSTPVSETKATSVVPQAMDLLDGLSSSTSVSGLEKTAHPSITAFQSPTLKITFDFKRQSGNPRETMIHATFTNLTSSTFTDFIFQAAVPKFIQLRLDPASGNTVPAKGNGSVTQGLNVTNNQQGQKPLAMRIRMSYKVNGEERLEQGQVSNFPSGL, encoded by the exons ATGGATACGGTCGAGAAGATCGTCGAGGACTTCGCCTCGGACATCGCCATGAGTCCCTTCTCCTCCGGCACACGTCTCCG GGATATGATACGCGCGATACGCGCGTGcaagacggcggcggaggagcgcgcGGTGGTGCGGCGGGAGTGCGCGGCGATACGCACGGCTATCAGCGAGAATGAGCCGCAGCTACGGCACAGGAACATGGCCAAGCTCATGTTCATCCACATGCTCGGCTACCCCACCCATTTCGCCCAGATGGAGTGCCTCAAGCTCATCGCGGCCGCGGGGTTCCCGGAGAAGCGGGTGGGCTACCTCGGCCTCATGCTGCTCCTCGATGAGCGGCAGGAAGTGCTTATGCTCGTCACCAACTCCCTCAAACA AGATCTCAATCACCCGAACCAGTTCATTGTTGGCCTTGCGTTGTGTGCGCTTGGGAACATCTGCTCTGCTGAAATGGCGCGAGATCTGTCACCTGAAGTTGAGAGGTTGATGCGCAGTAGGGAAGTTAATACAAAGAAAAAG GCTGCTTTGTGCTCTATAAGAATTGTAAGAAAAGTGCCAGATTTGGCGGAGAACTTCATGGCCCTGGCTGCATCACTGTTGAAGGAAAAACACCATGGGGTTCTTATATCTGCAATTCAGCTCTGCACAGAACTATGCAAAGCCAGCAAAGATGCTCTGGAGTACCTGAGGAAG AACTGCATTGAAGGGTTGGTTCGCATACTGAGAGATGTGTCAAACACTTCATATGCTCCTGAGTATGACGTTTCTGGCATTGCTGATCCATTCTTGCATATTCGAGCTCTTAAACTTATGCGCATCTTGGGTCAAGGAGATGCAGATTGCAGTGAATATATGAATGATATTCTTGCTCAG GTTGCAACAAAAAGCGAATCAAACAAGAATGCTGGAAATGCCATTCTGTATGAATGTGTTCAGACGATAATGGGTATTGAAGCTACTAGTGGTTTACGTGTGCTGGCAATTAATATTTTGGGTAGATTCTTATCAAACCGAGATAACAATATAAG ATATGTTGCTCTTAACATGCTTATGAGGGCCATTACAGTTGATGCACTAGCAGTGCAGAGGCACAGGACAACAATATTAGAATGTGTGAAG GACGCTGATGCCTCCATTCGCAAAAGGGCCCTTGAACTTGTTTTTCTGTTAGTCAATGATACAAATGTAAAGCCTTTGACTAAAGAGCTCATTGATTACTTAAACATGGCGGATCCAGACTTTAAAGGAGATCTCACGTCAAAGATATGCTCAGTAGTTGAAAA GTTTTCTCAAGAGAAGTTATGGTACCTTGATCAGATGTTCAAGGTTTTATCTCTG ACTGGAAATCATGTGAAGGATGATGTATGCCATGCGCTTATTGTTGTATTAAGCAATGCATCAGAGCTTCAAGGATATTCAGTGAGATCATTGTATAAGGCCTTACAAGCATATGGCAAGCAG GGAAGTTTAGTAAGAGTAGCTGTTTGGTGCATTGGTGAATATGGTGAGATGCTGGTGAACAATGTTGGCATGCTGGATGGGGAGGAACCAATTATG GTAACAGAATCAGATGCTGTGGATGCTGTAGAGGTTGCTTTTAACCGCCATTCTGCAGATGTGACAACTGGACCAATGTGTCTGGTTGCTCTTTTGAAGCTCTCCTCACGGTTTCCATCGACATCAGA GAGGGTGAGACAAATAGTTGGCCAGAATAAAGAGAATGTTGTGCTTGAACTACAGCAAAGATCAATCGAATTCAGTTCCATTATACAAAAACATCAGTCTATCAG ATCATCTTTGCTTGAACGTATGCCTGTTTTGGATGAAGCTAGCTATCTGGTGAAGCGGGCTACTGCTACAAAGGCAACTATTTCAGCAGATAAACTTGCCCCGGCAGTCACTCCTGGAGGCCTTAAGATTTCGAATGGTGTAGCAAAACCCCCGTCAGCTCATTTAGTTGATTTGCTTGATTTGAGTTCCGATGATGCACCGGCTTCAACCACTGCTTCTACTGCAACACCCAATGATTTTCTGCAAGATCTTCTGGGTATCGGTGGAGTGAGTTCATCAACGGCAG ATGTAACTTCAACTGCAAGCACAGATATTCTTATGGACCTTCTATCCATCGGATCATCTCCATCGCAGAATGGCACGCCAGCTGTTGGTCATCCTGGACAAG AGTCTAAACCTATTCCTGCTGCACCTGAAGCTATTGATCTGCTTGGTAGTTTGTCATCAAGTACACCTGTTTCTG AGACTAAAGCCACATCTGTGGTACCTCAAGCCATGGATCTCCTCGATGGTTTGTCGTCGAGTACATCTGTTTCGG GACTAGAGAAAACAGCTCACCCATCAATAACAGCTTTCCAGAGTCCAACCTTGAAGATCACCTTTGATTTCAAAAGGCAGTCTGGAAACCCGCGAGAGACGATGATTCATGCCACTTTTACAAATTTGACATCTAGTACCTTTACAGATTTTATTTTTCAGGCTGCTGTTCCAAAG TTCATCCAATTGAGACTGGATCCAGCTAGCGGCAACACTGTTCCAGCAAAAGGAAATGGTTCAGTTACTCAAGGGCTTAACGTCACCAATAATCAACAGGGCCAG AAACCACTTGCAATGCGTATCCGTATGTCTTATAAAGTGAATGGCGAGGAGAGATTGGAACAGGGCCAAGTCAGCAATTTTCCTTCTGGACTATAG
- the LOC117841450 gene encoding AP-1 complex subunit gamma-2 isoform X3: protein MARDLSPEVERLMRSREVNTKKKAALCSIRIVRKVPDLAENFMALAASLLKEKHHGVLISAIQLCTELCKASKDALEYLRKNCIEGLVRILRDVSNTSYAPEYDVSGIADPFLHIRALKLMRILGQGDADCSEYMNDILAQVATKSESNKNAGNAILYECVQTIMGIEATSGLRVLAINILGRFLSNRDNNIRYVALNMLMRAITVDALAVQRHRTTILECVKDADASIRKRALELVFLLVNDTNVKPLTKELIDYLNMADPDFKGDLTSKICSVVEKFSQEKLWYLDQMFKVLSLTGNHVKDDVCHALIVVLSNASELQGYSVRSLYKALQAYGKQGSLVRVAVWCIGEYGEMLVNNVGMLDGEEPIMVTESDAVDAVEVAFNRHSADVTTGPMCLVALLKLSSRFPSTSERVRQIVGQNKENVVLELQQRSIEFSSIIQKHQSIRSSLLERMPVLDEASYLVKRATATKATISADKLAPAVTPGGLKISNGVAKPPSAHLVDLLDLSSDDAPASTTASTATPNDFLQDLLGIGGVSSSTADVTSTASTDILMDLLSIGSSPSQNGTPAVGHPGQESKPIPAAPEAIDLLGSLSSSTPVSAETKATSVVPQAMDLLDGLSSSTSVSGLEKTAHPSITAFQSPTLKITFDFKRQSGNPRETMIHATFTNLTSSTFTDFIFQAAVPKFIQLRLDPASGNTVPAKGNGSVTQGLNVTNNQQGQKPLAMRIRMSYKVNGEERLEQGQVSNFPSGL from the exons ATGGCGCGAGATCTGTCACCTGAAGTTGAGAGGTTGATGCGCAGTAGGGAAGTTAATACAAAGAAAAAG GCTGCTTTGTGCTCTATAAGAATTGTAAGAAAAGTGCCAGATTTGGCGGAGAACTTCATGGCCCTGGCTGCATCACTGTTGAAGGAAAAACACCATGGGGTTCTTATATCTGCAATTCAGCTCTGCACAGAACTATGCAAAGCCAGCAAAGATGCTCTGGAGTACCTGAGGAAG AACTGCATTGAAGGGTTGGTTCGCATACTGAGAGATGTGTCAAACACTTCATATGCTCCTGAGTATGACGTTTCTGGCATTGCTGATCCATTCTTGCATATTCGAGCTCTTAAACTTATGCGCATCTTGGGTCAAGGAGATGCAGATTGCAGTGAATATATGAATGATATTCTTGCTCAG GTTGCAACAAAAAGCGAATCAAACAAGAATGCTGGAAATGCCATTCTGTATGAATGTGTTCAGACGATAATGGGTATTGAAGCTACTAGTGGTTTACGTGTGCTGGCAATTAATATTTTGGGTAGATTCTTATCAAACCGAGATAACAATATAAG ATATGTTGCTCTTAACATGCTTATGAGGGCCATTACAGTTGATGCACTAGCAGTGCAGAGGCACAGGACAACAATATTAGAATGTGTGAAG GACGCTGATGCCTCCATTCGCAAAAGGGCCCTTGAACTTGTTTTTCTGTTAGTCAATGATACAAATGTAAAGCCTTTGACTAAAGAGCTCATTGATTACTTAAACATGGCGGATCCAGACTTTAAAGGAGATCTCACGTCAAAGATATGCTCAGTAGTTGAAAA GTTTTCTCAAGAGAAGTTATGGTACCTTGATCAGATGTTCAAGGTTTTATCTCTG ACTGGAAATCATGTGAAGGATGATGTATGCCATGCGCTTATTGTTGTATTAAGCAATGCATCAGAGCTTCAAGGATATTCAGTGAGATCATTGTATAAGGCCTTACAAGCATATGGCAAGCAG GGAAGTTTAGTAAGAGTAGCTGTTTGGTGCATTGGTGAATATGGTGAGATGCTGGTGAACAATGTTGGCATGCTGGATGGGGAGGAACCAATTATG GTAACAGAATCAGATGCTGTGGATGCTGTAGAGGTTGCTTTTAACCGCCATTCTGCAGATGTGACAACTGGACCAATGTGTCTGGTTGCTCTTTTGAAGCTCTCCTCACGGTTTCCATCGACATCAGA GAGGGTGAGACAAATAGTTGGCCAGAATAAAGAGAATGTTGTGCTTGAACTACAGCAAAGATCAATCGAATTCAGTTCCATTATACAAAAACATCAGTCTATCAG ATCATCTTTGCTTGAACGTATGCCTGTTTTGGATGAAGCTAGCTATCTGGTGAAGCGGGCTACTGCTACAAAGGCAACTATTTCAGCAGATAAACTTGCCCCGGCAGTCACTCCTGGAGGCCTTAAGATTTCGAATGGTGTAGCAAAACCCCCGTCAGCTCATTTAGTTGATTTGCTTGATTTGAGTTCCGATGATGCACCGGCTTCAACCACTGCTTCTACTGCAACACCCAATGATTTTCTGCAAGATCTTCTGGGTATCGGTGGAGTGAGTTCATCAACGGCAG ATGTAACTTCAACTGCAAGCACAGATATTCTTATGGACCTTCTATCCATCGGATCATCTCCATCGCAGAATGGCACGCCAGCTGTTGGTCATCCTGGACAAG AGTCTAAACCTATTCCTGCTGCACCTGAAGCTATTGATCTGCTTGGTAGTTTGTCATCAAGTACACCTGTTTCTG CAGAGACTAAAGCCACATCTGTGGTACCTCAAGCCATGGATCTCCTCGATGGTTTGTCGTCGAGTACATCTGTTTCGG GACTAGAGAAAACAGCTCACCCATCAATAACAGCTTTCCAGAGTCCAACCTTGAAGATCACCTTTGATTTCAAAAGGCAGTCTGGAAACCCGCGAGAGACGATGATTCATGCCACTTTTACAAATTTGACATCTAGTACCTTTACAGATTTTATTTTTCAGGCTGCTGTTCCAAAG TTCATCCAATTGAGACTGGATCCAGCTAGCGGCAACACTGTTCCAGCAAAAGGAAATGGTTCAGTTACTCAAGGGCTTAACGTCACCAATAATCAACAGGGCCAG AAACCACTTGCAATGCGTATCCGTATGTCTTATAAAGTGAATGGCGAGGAGAGATTGGAACAGGGCCAAGTCAGCAATTTTCCTTCTGGACTATAG
- the LOC117841450 gene encoding AP-1 complex subunit gamma-2 isoform X1: MDTVEKIVEDFASDIAMSPFSSGTRLRDMIRAIRACKTAAEERAVVRRECAAIRTAISENEPQLRHRNMAKLMFIHMLGYPTHFAQMECLKLIAAAGFPEKRVGYLGLMLLLDERQEVLMLVTNSLKQDLNHPNQFIVGLALCALGNICSAEMARDLSPEVERLMRSREVNTKKKAALCSIRIVRKVPDLAENFMALAASLLKEKHHGVLISAIQLCTELCKASKDALEYLRKNCIEGLVRILRDVSNTSYAPEYDVSGIADPFLHIRALKLMRILGQGDADCSEYMNDILAQVATKSESNKNAGNAILYECVQTIMGIEATSGLRVLAINILGRFLSNRDNNIRYVALNMLMRAITVDALAVQRHRTTILECVKDADASIRKRALELVFLLVNDTNVKPLTKELIDYLNMADPDFKGDLTSKICSVVEKFSQEKLWYLDQMFKVLSLTGNHVKDDVCHALIVVLSNASELQGYSVRSLYKALQAYGKQGSLVRVAVWCIGEYGEMLVNNVGMLDGEEPIMVTESDAVDAVEVAFNRHSADVTTGPMCLVALLKLSSRFPSTSERVRQIVGQNKENVVLELQQRSIEFSSIIQKHQSIRSSLLERMPVLDEASYLVKRATATKATISADKLAPAVTPGGLKISNGVAKPPSAHLVDLLDLSSDDAPASTTASTATPNDFLQDLLGIGGVSSSTADVTSTASTDILMDLLSIGSSPSQNGTPAVGHPGQESKPIPAAPEAIDLLGSLSSSTPVSAETKATSVVPQAMDLLDGLSSSTSVSGLEKTAHPSITAFQSPTLKITFDFKRQSGNPRETMIHATFTNLTSSTFTDFIFQAAVPKFIQLRLDPASGNTVPAKGNGSVTQGLNVTNNQQGQKPLAMRIRMSYKVNGEERLEQGQVSNFPSGL; this comes from the exons ATGGATACGGTCGAGAAGATCGTCGAGGACTTCGCCTCGGACATCGCCATGAGTCCCTTCTCCTCCGGCACACGTCTCCG GGATATGATACGCGCGATACGCGCGTGcaagacggcggcggaggagcgcgcGGTGGTGCGGCGGGAGTGCGCGGCGATACGCACGGCTATCAGCGAGAATGAGCCGCAGCTACGGCACAGGAACATGGCCAAGCTCATGTTCATCCACATGCTCGGCTACCCCACCCATTTCGCCCAGATGGAGTGCCTCAAGCTCATCGCGGCCGCGGGGTTCCCGGAGAAGCGGGTGGGCTACCTCGGCCTCATGCTGCTCCTCGATGAGCGGCAGGAAGTGCTTATGCTCGTCACCAACTCCCTCAAACA AGATCTCAATCACCCGAACCAGTTCATTGTTGGCCTTGCGTTGTGTGCGCTTGGGAACATCTGCTCTGCTGAAATGGCGCGAGATCTGTCACCTGAAGTTGAGAGGTTGATGCGCAGTAGGGAAGTTAATACAAAGAAAAAG GCTGCTTTGTGCTCTATAAGAATTGTAAGAAAAGTGCCAGATTTGGCGGAGAACTTCATGGCCCTGGCTGCATCACTGTTGAAGGAAAAACACCATGGGGTTCTTATATCTGCAATTCAGCTCTGCACAGAACTATGCAAAGCCAGCAAAGATGCTCTGGAGTACCTGAGGAAG AACTGCATTGAAGGGTTGGTTCGCATACTGAGAGATGTGTCAAACACTTCATATGCTCCTGAGTATGACGTTTCTGGCATTGCTGATCCATTCTTGCATATTCGAGCTCTTAAACTTATGCGCATCTTGGGTCAAGGAGATGCAGATTGCAGTGAATATATGAATGATATTCTTGCTCAG GTTGCAACAAAAAGCGAATCAAACAAGAATGCTGGAAATGCCATTCTGTATGAATGTGTTCAGACGATAATGGGTATTGAAGCTACTAGTGGTTTACGTGTGCTGGCAATTAATATTTTGGGTAGATTCTTATCAAACCGAGATAACAATATAAG ATATGTTGCTCTTAACATGCTTATGAGGGCCATTACAGTTGATGCACTAGCAGTGCAGAGGCACAGGACAACAATATTAGAATGTGTGAAG GACGCTGATGCCTCCATTCGCAAAAGGGCCCTTGAACTTGTTTTTCTGTTAGTCAATGATACAAATGTAAAGCCTTTGACTAAAGAGCTCATTGATTACTTAAACATGGCGGATCCAGACTTTAAAGGAGATCTCACGTCAAAGATATGCTCAGTAGTTGAAAA GTTTTCTCAAGAGAAGTTATGGTACCTTGATCAGATGTTCAAGGTTTTATCTCTG ACTGGAAATCATGTGAAGGATGATGTATGCCATGCGCTTATTGTTGTATTAAGCAATGCATCAGAGCTTCAAGGATATTCAGTGAGATCATTGTATAAGGCCTTACAAGCATATGGCAAGCAG GGAAGTTTAGTAAGAGTAGCTGTTTGGTGCATTGGTGAATATGGTGAGATGCTGGTGAACAATGTTGGCATGCTGGATGGGGAGGAACCAATTATG GTAACAGAATCAGATGCTGTGGATGCTGTAGAGGTTGCTTTTAACCGCCATTCTGCAGATGTGACAACTGGACCAATGTGTCTGGTTGCTCTTTTGAAGCTCTCCTCACGGTTTCCATCGACATCAGA GAGGGTGAGACAAATAGTTGGCCAGAATAAAGAGAATGTTGTGCTTGAACTACAGCAAAGATCAATCGAATTCAGTTCCATTATACAAAAACATCAGTCTATCAG ATCATCTTTGCTTGAACGTATGCCTGTTTTGGATGAAGCTAGCTATCTGGTGAAGCGGGCTACTGCTACAAAGGCAACTATTTCAGCAGATAAACTTGCCCCGGCAGTCACTCCTGGAGGCCTTAAGATTTCGAATGGTGTAGCAAAACCCCCGTCAGCTCATTTAGTTGATTTGCTTGATTTGAGTTCCGATGATGCACCGGCTTCAACCACTGCTTCTACTGCAACACCCAATGATTTTCTGCAAGATCTTCTGGGTATCGGTGGAGTGAGTTCATCAACGGCAG ATGTAACTTCAACTGCAAGCACAGATATTCTTATGGACCTTCTATCCATCGGATCATCTCCATCGCAGAATGGCACGCCAGCTGTTGGTCATCCTGGACAAG AGTCTAAACCTATTCCTGCTGCACCTGAAGCTATTGATCTGCTTGGTAGTTTGTCATCAAGTACACCTGTTTCTG CAGAGACTAAAGCCACATCTGTGGTACCTCAAGCCATGGATCTCCTCGATGGTTTGTCGTCGAGTACATCTGTTTCGG GACTAGAGAAAACAGCTCACCCATCAATAACAGCTTTCCAGAGTCCAACCTTGAAGATCACCTTTGATTTCAAAAGGCAGTCTGGAAACCCGCGAGAGACGATGATTCATGCCACTTTTACAAATTTGACATCTAGTACCTTTACAGATTTTATTTTTCAGGCTGCTGTTCCAAAG TTCATCCAATTGAGACTGGATCCAGCTAGCGGCAACACTGTTCCAGCAAAAGGAAATGGTTCAGTTACTCAAGGGCTTAACGTCACCAATAATCAACAGGGCCAG AAACCACTTGCAATGCGTATCCGTATGTCTTATAAAGTGAATGGCGAGGAGAGATTGGAACAGGGCCAAGTCAGCAATTTTCCTTCTGGACTATAG
- the LOC117841458 gene encoding auxin-responsive protein IAA9 yields the protein MELELGLAPPNARHPMVSSNHVADELSSSSSDSCARGKRGFREAFQQAPAATTLPLFDDGSSCRRSNKKPLVGWPPVSSARSRACGGANYVKVKKEGDAIGRKVDLSLHASYDELLATLGRMFPTTSNQDGEEISSSTSCHVLVTYEDGEGDWMLVGDVPWDDFARSVKRLKILG from the exons ATGGAGCTGGAGCTCGGGTTGGCGCCACCGAACGCGCGCCATCCCATGGTCAGCAGCAACCACGTCGCCGACGAGCTCAGCAGCAGCTCGTCGGATTCTTGTGCCCGCGGGAAGAGAGGGTTCAGGGAGGCGTTCCAGCAGGCGCCGGCCGCGACGACGCTGCCGCTGTTCGACGACGGCTCGTCGTGCAGGAGGAGCAATAAGAAGCCGCTGGTGGGGTGGCCGCCGGTGAGCTCCGCGCGCAGcagggcgtgcggcggcgccaACTACGTGAAGGTGAAGAAGGAAGGGGACGCCATCGGCAGGAAGGTGGACCTGTCGCTCCACGCCTCCTACGACGAGCTCCTCGCCACGCTCGGCCGCATGTTCCCGACCACCAGCAACCAAG ACGGCGAGGAAATCAGCAGCTCCACCAGCTGCCATGTGTTGGTCACCTACGAGGATGGGGAAGGGGACTGGATGCTCGTTGGAGACGTGCCATGGGA CGATTTCGCAAGATCCGTCAAACGCCTGAAGATACTGGGATAA